Proteins found in one Triticum aestivum cultivar Chinese Spring chromosome 4D, IWGSC CS RefSeq v2.1, whole genome shotgun sequence genomic segment:
- the LOC123096304 gene encoding probable magnesium transporter NIPA4, which yields MAAPSSSAGFGGMSSDNAKGLALAVSSSAFIGASFIVKKMGLRRAADSGVRAGYGGYSYLVEPLWWIGMISMIVGEIANFAAYAFAPAILVTPLGALSIIISAALAHSILQEKLHTFGILGCVLCVVGSITIALHAPQERDIDSVREVWDLATEPAFLSYATIVVVAALVLIYFVVPQHGQTNIMVYIGVCSLLGSLTVMSVKALGIALKLTFSGVNQLFYPQTWAFALIVATCVSTQINYLNKALDTFNTAVVSPIYYVMFTSLTIIASVIMFKDWDRQNPTQIVTEMCGFVTILSGTFLLHKTKDMNDSTGPTLSTRRSKHASQTAFAIEVLPLKYQDCVDDETLPLSLPKADNHYLMQELPLRYKDLNIA from the exons ATGGCGGCGCCCTCCTCTTCAGCCGGGTTCGGGGGCATGTCGTCGGACAACGCCAAGGGCCTGGCCCTCGCGGTGTCGTCCAGCGCCTTCATCGGCGCCAGCTTCATCGTCAAGAAGATGGGGCTCAGGAGGGCCGCAGACTCCGGCGTCCGCGCGG GTTATGGAGGGTATTCTTACTTAGTGGAGCCACTTTGGTGGATAGGCATGATTTCTA TGATTGTTGGCGAAATAGCTAACTTTGCTGCTTATGCATTTGCTCCTGCTATTCTTGTCACTCCTCTTGGAGCACTCAGTATAATCATCAG TGCTGCACTTGCTCATTCCATTCTACAGGAGAAACTGCACACCTTTGGTATACTTGGTTGTGTTCTTTGTGTAGTCGGATCGATCACAATTGCACTCCATGCTCCCCAAGAGCGTGATATTGATTCTGTAAGGGAAGTTTGGGATCTTGCAACTGAGCCAG CTTTTCTTTCATATGCGACTATAGTAGTGGTGGCAGCCTTGGTTCTTATATATTTTGTTGTCCCTCAACATGGACAAACAAACATCATGGTGTACATTGGAGTCTGTTCTCTTCTAGGATCTCTCACC GTTATGAGTGTAAAGGCCCTCGGAATTGCATTGAAGTTAACATTCTCAGGAGTGAACCAATTATTCTATCCTCAGACCTGGGCTTTTGCTCTAATTGTTGCTACCTGCGTAAGCACCCAGATAAACTATCTAAACAAG GCACTGGACACCTTTAATACAGCAGTTGTTTCACCAATATATTACGTGATGTTTACCTCGCTAACAATTATAGCCAGTGTGATAATGTTCAAG GATTGGGATCGGCAAAATCCAACCCAGATTGTCACGGAAATGTGTGGTTTTGTGACCATCCTTTCTGGAACATTTCTCCTTCACAAGACGAAGGACATGAATGACA GTACTGGGCCGACTTTGTCTACACGACGCTCAAAGCATGCTAGTCAGACCGCATTTGCCATCGAGGTTCTTCCACTAAAATATCAAGATTGTGTGGATGACGAGACCTTGCCATTATCACTTCCCAAGGCTGATAATCACTACCTAATGCAAGAGCTTCCTCTTAGATACAAAGACTTGAATATTGCCTGA